Genomic segment of Ruegeria sp. TM1040:
TTGAGCTGGAGATTATAGGGCGGATCCGCGAAGATCATGTCGATCGAATTGGACGGCAGGCTTGCCATCCGCTCGATACAGTCGCCATCAAGAATCGTGTTTAAAGGGAGCGCCGTAGCGGCGCCCTTCGCGATGGTTTTGTTCATTTGCTCTGCCTCGATAACCACGGCGCTTTTGCGCTCATTCTGGTTATCCACAAGATGAGTCATCCCGGATTCGAGGTCAATTTGTTTTTTGAATCAGCAGGCTACGGTTCACTCTTGATACAATATCTTGTGGACCGGCTTGAACGACCTTCTATGATGTGGGGTCACCCCTATTTTTATGAGCGCATCGCGGTGTTGTTTCGACGGATAGCCCGCATTTCGCTCCCAGCCATATCCGGGAAACTGTTGCGCTAAATCCACCATGATCCGATCACGGGCTTCCTTGGCCAGAATTGAGGCCGCGGCAATTGACAAAGAGCGCCCGTCCCCTTTGACCACCGCTTCGGCCGGAATGTGCAGCGCGCGCGGGATCAGATTGCCATCGATCAGCAGGTAATCCGGCTGCGGGTCGAGGGCGGCCACCGCGCGCTCCATCGCCAGATGTGACGCACGCAAGATATTGTGGTGGTCGATTTCCTCGACGCTGGCATGGGCCACCGCATAAGAGGCGCGCGCCATGATTTCCGGTTCCAGCGCGGCCCGTCTGCGCGGCGTCAGCTTCTTGGAATCATTGAGCCCTTCGGGCAGATCCGCAAGATCGAGCACCACCGCGGCGGCCGTGACCGGTCCCGCCAGCGGGCCGCGCCCGACCTCATCCACGCCTGCAATCCGCG
This window contains:
- a CDS encoding ribonuclease HII; this encodes MDYPDLSLEEAAQARGYTRIAGVDEVGRGPLAGPVTAAAVVLDLADLPEGLNDSKKLTPRRRAALEPEIMARASYAVAHASVEEIDHHNILRASHLAMERAVAALDPQPDYLLIDGNLIPRALHIPAEAVVKGDGRSLSIAAASILAKEARDRIMVDLAQQFPGYGWERNAGYPSKQHRDALIKIGVTPHHRRSFKPVHKILYQE